CCGGGTGGACCGCCTGCCCTACCTGCTGCTCCTGCCCTGCCTGGTGATTATCGGCGTACTGCTGCTCTGGCCGCTCGGCCAGGTGGTGGTGATGTCCTTCCACCAGCTCAACAACGTCCGACAGCTGCGCGGCGACCGCGAGTGGCCGTGGGTGGGCCTCGGCAACTACGCCGAGATCCTCAGCGATCCGTTCTTCCTGACGGTGCTGCGCAACACGGTCCTCTTCGCCGTGGCCAACGTCGCGCTCACGATGGTCCTGGGCACCCTGGTCGGGCTGCTGCTCAACCGGCTCGGCAAACGGATGGCCGCCTTCGTGGCCAGCTGCGTGATGCTCGCCTGGGCCACCCCGGCGCTGACCGGCACGATCGTCTGGAAGTGGATCTTCGACGACACCAGCGGCCTGGTCACCTGGCTGTTCAACGCGCTGCCCGACGGGCTGTCGCAGAGCCTCTTCGGGCGCAGCGACTGGACCGGCTACGGCTGGTTCAACTCGCCCCTGCTGTTCTTCTCGATCCTGACCCTGGTGGTGGTCTGGCACTCGTTCCCGTTCATCGCCGTCAGCGTGCTGGCGGGCCTGAAGAGCGTGCCGAGCGAGCTGCACGAGGCGGCCCGGGTCGACGGGGCCGGCCCGTGGAAGGTGTTCTGGAAGATCACCTTCCCGCTGCTGCGGCCGGTCTTCGGGATCCTGGTCGTGCTCTCCACGATCTGGGACTTCAAGGTCTTCACCCAGCAGTTCGTGCTGGCCGGCGGCACGCAGGACCGGCCGACGTTCATGCTCTCCATCTACTCGTACGCGGAGGCGTTCTCACCCCCGCCGAAGTACGGTCTCGGCGCCGCGATCGCGGTGATCCTCACCCTGATCCTGCTGGTGGTGACCGGCCTCTACGTCCGCATGGTGCTCAAGCAGGAGGAGGACGCGTGACGCGACGCGGAGGCGGCGGGGGCGCGAAGCGGCTCGCGCTCAACGGCGCGGGGCTGCTGGTGGCGCTCTTCGCCGCGTTCCCGGTCTACTGGATGATCGCGACCTCGCTGAAGCCGAGTTCGGAGATCTTCTCGTCCACCCCCCGGCCGGTGCCCACCGAGCCGACCCTGGAGCACTACCGGCAGATCCTCACCGGGAACCTGATCCCGGGCGTCACCTTCGCCGACTTCTTCCTCAACAGCGTGCTGGTCGCGGTCTCCACCGTGGTGCTCAGCGGCCTGGTGGCGCTGCTGGCCGCCACCGCCGTGGCCCGGTTCCGCTTCAAGCTGCGGACCACCTTCCTGATCATGCTGCTGGTGGTGCAGATGATCCCGCTGGAGGCGCTGGTCATCCCGCTGTTCCTGATGATCCAGCGGCTCGGGCTCTACAACACCCTGCCCAGCCTGATCCTCACCTACCTCGGCTTCTCGCTGCCGTTCGCGGTCTGGATGCTGCGCGGCTTCGTCGCCGCGGTGCCCAAGGAGTTGGAGGAGGCCGCCGCCATCGACGGGGCCAGCCGGGCGCAGACCTTCCGCAAGGTCCTCTTCCCGCTGGTGGCGCCCGGGCTGGTGGCCACGAGCATCTTCTCGTTCATCACCGCCTGGAACGAGCTGATCTTCGCGCTGACCTTCATCAACGACCAGGAGAGCTACACCCTGCCGGTCGCGATGACGTTCTTCTTCGGCCGCGACGACACCGCCTGGGGCCCGGTGATGGCCGCCTCCACGCTGTTCACCCTGCCGGTGATCGTCTTCTTCCTGCTGGTGCAGCGGCGGATGGTCTCCGGGCTGGTGGCCGGCGCCGTCAAGGGCTGACGCCCGCACGAGGACACGCGAAGGAAGGGCTCTCGTCGACGAGAGCCCTTCCTTCGCGTGTCGGGGGCATGCGTCCCGCGGGCTAGGCTGACCGCCATGACGGGCAGGCTGGCTTCGGTGAACCTCGGCGGGGTGACCGAGGCGGATTGGGCGGGCGACGCGAGCGGTCGCAGCGGCATCGACAAGCGGCCGGTCGACGGCCCGGTGCTGCTGCGCGCGGACGGGGTGGCCGGCGACTTCATCGGCGAACGCGCCCACCACGGCGGTCCGGACCGGGCGGTCTACGCGTACGCCGAGGAGGACGCGTCCTGGTGGGCGGAGGAGATGGGCCGCAGCATCCGCCCCGGCGGTTTCGGGGAGAACCTGACCACGTACGCGGTGGACGTGACGGGCGCCGTGATCGGCGAGCAGTGGGCGATCGGGTCGGCGCTGCTCCAGGTGACCAAGCCGCGCACGCCGTGCACCACCTTCGCCGGCTTCTGGGGCGTGCCCGACCTGATCAAGCGGTTCACGGCGCGGGCGACGCCCGGGGCGTACCTGCGGGTGCTGCGCGAGGGGGAGGTTGGCGCGGGGGACCCGGTCGAGGTGGTGGACCGGCCCGCGCACGGGGTGACTATCGGCGAGGTGTTCCGGGCCCTGAACCTGGAGCCGGAGCTGCTGCCCCGGCTGCTCGACGCGCCCGACCTGCCGGACCGGCTCCGGGAGAAGGCGCGCCGCCGGCTCGCCGGCCGGAGCTGACCCGACCGCCGCCATCGCGGCCCGCCCCCGCGCATGGAGGCGGGGCGCCGCATCCCCGAGAAGGATGGACGTGGGCGGCCGGGAACGGGAACGGGCCCCGTCCCGTGGGGGAGGGGGCCCGTCCGGCGTCGGCCCGGCGCGCGCCGGGTGACCGGGTCAGCGCAGCCAGGGCACGCTGCGGTCGAGCAGACCGCGCTGCTTGAGCTCCTTGCGCAGCGGGATCTCGTCGTCGATGTAGCCGTCCCAGTTGATGCCCCAGTAGTTGGCGGTGTGGGTGCCCTCACCGCAGAGCTGGCGCTGCACCGGCGTGCGGTTGGCCCACCACTCGCCGTCCTTGTCGATGTGCAGCTCGTCCAGCGGCCGGATCCACCGGTAGGTGTAGCCGACGAAGAGCATCTTGCGGGTGATGGTCGACAGGTTGGTCGACCGGGAGTGCCACTGGCGGCGGTCGAAGATGAAGGCGTCACCGGGGTTGGCGGTGATCTC
Above is a genomic segment from Micromonospora sp. M71_S20 containing:
- a CDS encoding carbohydrate ABC transporter permease, encoding MTTLTEAPETAAARETPARRRRRVDRLPYLLLLPCLVIIGVLLLWPLGQVVVMSFHQLNNVRQLRGDREWPWVGLGNYAEILSDPFFLTVLRNTVLFAVANVALTMVLGTLVGLLLNRLGKRMAAFVASCVMLAWATPALTGTIVWKWIFDDTSGLVTWLFNALPDGLSQSLFGRSDWTGYGWFNSPLLFFSILTLVVVWHSFPFIAVSVLAGLKSVPSELHEAARVDGAGPWKVFWKITFPLLRPVFGILVVLSTIWDFKVFTQQFVLAGGTQDRPTFMLSIYSYAEAFSPPPKYGLGAAIAVILTLILLVVTGLYVRMVLKQEEDA
- a CDS encoding carbohydrate ABC transporter permease; amino-acid sequence: MTRRGGGGGAKRLALNGAGLLVALFAAFPVYWMIATSLKPSSEIFSSTPRPVPTEPTLEHYRQILTGNLIPGVTFADFFLNSVLVAVSTVVLSGLVALLAATAVARFRFKLRTTFLIMLLVVQMIPLEALVIPLFLMIQRLGLYNTLPSLILTYLGFSLPFAVWMLRGFVAAVPKELEEAAAIDGASRAQTFRKVLFPLVAPGLVATSIFSFITAWNELIFALTFINDQESYTLPVAMTFFFGRDDTAWGPVMAASTLFTLPVIVFFLLVQRRMVSGLVAGAVKG
- a CDS encoding MOSC domain-containing protein, translating into MTGRLASVNLGGVTEADWAGDASGRSGIDKRPVDGPVLLRADGVAGDFIGERAHHGGPDRAVYAYAEEDASWWAEEMGRSIRPGGFGENLTTYAVDVTGAVIGEQWAIGSALLQVTKPRTPCTTFAGFWGVPDLIKRFTARATPGAYLRVLREGEVGAGDPVEVVDRPAHGVTIGEVFRALNLEPELLPRLLDAPDLPDRLREKARRRLAGRS